From the Juglans regia cultivar Chandler unplaced genomic scaffold, Walnut 2.0 Scaffold_10, whole genome shotgun sequence genome, one window contains:
- the LOC118344964 gene encoding fasciclin-like arabinogalactan protein 13 has protein sequence MAASTPLSLIILVTLNIQLLLLLSPHTRAQTPSAPAPAPAGTVNLTGILDKNGQYTTFIGLLTETQVANQIENQLNTSSEGLTVFAPTDNAFNNLKSGAINGLSTQEKVQLVLYHVSPKYYRLVDLLTVTNPVRTQAAGNDGNWGLNFTGHGNQVNVTTGIVTTQINNALRQQFPLGLYQVDMVLLPEELFGAKPPASAPPPAKTPSTTSNTTTNTSAPASPTEGTGASGRNVVGWGLSLGLGMLCMQGALS, from the coding sequence ATGGCAGCTTccacacctctctctctcatcatcctCGTGACCCTCAACATCCAACTACTCCTCCTCCTCTCACCTCATACCCGAGCCCAAACCCCCTCAGCCCCGGCTCCAGCTCCCGCTGGCACAGTCAACTTAACAGGAATCCTCGACAAAAACGGCCAATACACCACCTTCATTGGCCTCCTCACCGAGACCCAAGTGGCCAACCAAATCGAAAACCAGCTCAACACCTCTTCTGAGGGCTTGACTGTCTTCGCTCCCACCGACAATGCCTTCAACAACCTTAAATCCGGTGCCATAAATGGCCTCAGTACCCAAGAAAAAGTACAGCTTGTTCTTTACCACGTATCGCCTAAATACTACCGACTTGTTGATCTTCTAACGGTTACCAACCCTGTTCGTACTCAAGCTGCAGGCAACGATGGCAATTGGGGGCTTAACTTCACTGGCCACGGCAACCAAGTCAACGTGACGACCGGAATCGTTACGACACAAATCAACAATGCGCTGCGGCAACAGTTTCCTTTGGGGCTTTACCAAGTGGACATGGTGTTGTTGCCCGAGGAATTGTTTGGAGCTAAGCCTCCAGCTTCAGCACCACCACCGGCAAAAACCCCATCCACCACCTCCAACACTACGACAAACACCTCGGCCCCGGCATCCCCTACGGAGGGTACTGGTGCGAGTGGGAGAAATGTGGTTGGGTGGGGTTTGTCTCTTGGGCTTGGGATGCTTTGCATGCAGGGAGCTCTCTCTTGA